A region from the Catellatospora sp. TT07R-123 genome encodes:
- a CDS encoding ABC transporter permease produces MLRTLRIYRRGLGANLRAVLEYEADFWILVVAGALFQTLNLLFLKSVFTHVPTLNGWTFPEALLLMGMFGVVIGTGPLFFEGTWRLAGKINHGELDYALVRPAPVPVQVISGGIGLHGIGDMLAGGTMIVWALAHLDVDWSPLRVVTAVVLLASAVTVNLSMVVLGNCASFWIAGPHPFFAVTLNNINNLVRYPIGIFSLAVRALLTLVVPWGFMTYFPVAWLLDKPSPWIGLLTPLAALYLALLARTVFRAGLRRYDSAGH; encoded by the coding sequence ATGCTGCGCACACTGCGGATCTACCGGCGCGGGCTGGGTGCCAACCTGCGCGCCGTGCTGGAGTACGAGGCCGACTTCTGGATCCTCGTCGTCGCCGGCGCCCTGTTCCAGACCCTGAACCTGCTGTTCCTCAAGTCGGTCTTCACCCACGTGCCGACCCTCAACGGCTGGACGTTCCCGGAGGCGCTGCTGCTGATGGGCATGTTCGGGGTGGTCATCGGGACCGGACCGCTGTTCTTCGAGGGCACCTGGCGGTTGGCCGGGAAGATCAACCACGGCGAGCTGGACTATGCGCTGGTGCGGCCCGCCCCGGTGCCGGTGCAGGTGATCAGCGGCGGGATCGGGCTGCACGGCATCGGCGACATGCTCGCCGGGGGCACCATGATCGTCTGGGCGCTGGCGCACCTGGACGTGGACTGGTCGCCGCTGCGGGTGGTGACGGCGGTGGTGCTGCTGGCCAGCGCGGTGACGGTCAACCTGTCGATGGTGGTGCTGGGCAACTGCGCGTCGTTCTGGATCGCGGGGCCGCACCCGTTCTTCGCGGTGACCCTGAACAACATCAACAACCTGGTGCGGTACCCGATCGGGATCTTCAGCCTGGCGGTGCGGGCGCTGCTGACGCTGGTCGTCCCGTGGGGGTTCATGACGTACTTCCCCGTCGCCTGGCTGCTGGACAAGCCGTCCCCGTGGATCGGGCTGCTGACCCCGCTGGCCGCCCTGTACCTGGCGCTGCTGGCCCGCACGGTCTTCCGAGCGGGCCTGCGCCGCTACGACAGCGCCGGCCACTGA
- a CDS encoding F0F1 ATP synthase subunit gamma, with the protein MAGGVRVLRRRIKATRSTKKITKAMELVATSRIAKAQERVAASLPYATAITDVLTALASNTNAQHPLLVPRDPEHRAGVLLITSDRGLCGGYNANAIRLTEQLIARLKAQGKQVALYVVGRKGASYYNFRGRELAGSWSGFSEQPRFEDARRVGETLVQAFVHGADDSLDGAGADGVLGVDELHIVYTEFKSLMTQTASTKIFAPMQVEEREGNRDELLPAYEFEPNAEELLDALLPKYINTRIYAALLDSAASESASRRQAMKSATDNADTMIKSLTREMNSARQASITQEISEIVGGVNALAAAGSE; encoded by the coding sequence ATGGCCGGTGGGGTTCGGGTTCTTCGTCGGCGGATCAAGGCGACCCGCTCGACGAAGAAGATCACCAAGGCGATGGAGCTGGTCGCGACCAGCCGTATCGCCAAGGCCCAGGAGCGCGTCGCGGCCTCGCTGCCGTACGCGACCGCCATCACCGACGTGCTGACCGCGCTGGCGTCCAACACCAACGCACAGCACCCGCTGCTGGTGCCGCGCGACCCGGAGCACCGGGCCGGCGTGCTGCTCATCACCAGTGACCGGGGTCTGTGCGGCGGCTACAACGCCAACGCGATCCGGCTCACCGAGCAGCTCATCGCCCGGCTCAAGGCGCAGGGCAAGCAGGTGGCGCTGTACGTGGTCGGCCGCAAGGGGGCCTCCTACTACAACTTCCGCGGGCGCGAGCTCGCCGGAAGCTGGAGCGGGTTCTCCGAGCAGCCGCGCTTCGAGGACGCGCGCCGGGTCGGCGAGACGCTGGTCCAGGCGTTCGTGCACGGCGCGGACGACAGCCTCGACGGTGCCGGTGCCGACGGCGTGCTGGGCGTGGACGAGCTGCACATCGTCTACACCGAGTTCAAGTCGCTCATGACGCAGACCGCGTCCACGAAGATCTTCGCGCCCATGCAGGTCGAGGAGCGCGAGGGCAACCGGGACGAGCTGCTGCCGGCGTACGAGTTCGAGCCGAACGCGGAGGAGCTGCTCGACGCGCTGCTGCCGAAGTACATCAACACGCGGATCTACGCGGCGTTGCTGGACTCGGCGGCCAGCGAGTCGGCCTCGCGCCGCCAGGCGATGAAGAGTGCGACCGACAACGCGGACACCATGATCAAGTCGCTGACGCGGGAGATGAACTCCGCCCGCCAGGCGTCGATCACCCAGGAAATCAGTGAGATCGTCGGCGGCGTGAACGCGCTGGCGGCGGCGGGGAGTGAATGA
- the atpA gene encoding F0F1 ATP synthase subunit alpha codes for MAELTISSEEIRGALERFVSSYAPEISREEVGVVTEAGDGIAKVEGLPSAMANELLEFADGTLGVALNLDVREIGVVVLGAFAGIEEGQPVKRTGRVLSVPVGDKFLGRVVNPLGEPIDGLGEIADEGFRELELQAPNVMVRKSVHESLETGIKAIDAMTPIGRGQRQLIIGDRKTGKTSVALDAIINQRDNWKSGDPKKQVRCIYVAIGQKASTVASVKGTLEAAGAMEYTTIVNSPASDPAGFKYLAPYTGSAIGQHWMYAGKHVLIVFDDLSKQAEAYRAVSLLLRRPPGREAYPGDVFYLHSRLLERCAKLSDELGAGSMTGLPIIETKAGDISAFIPTNVISITDGQIFLEEGLFNSGVRPAINVGTSVSRVGGSAQGKPMRKVSGRLRLDLAQFRELEAFAAFASDLDKASRAQLERGGRLVELLKQQNYSPYPIEEQVVSIWSGTEGKLDDIPVAQVRRFESEFLQHLRSSHSDVLKTIAGGTWDDGVAAKLDGLIAKFKEGFLPSEDKLVINEADAEALEGDERTETVTRIVAEKK; via the coding sequence ATGGCCGAGCTGACCATCTCGTCCGAGGAGATCCGTGGAGCGCTTGAGCGTTTCGTCTCCTCGTACGCGCCCGAGATCTCCCGCGAGGAGGTCGGCGTCGTCACCGAGGCCGGTGACGGCATCGCCAAGGTTGAGGGTCTCCCCTCGGCCATGGCCAACGAGCTGCTGGAGTTCGCCGACGGCACCCTGGGTGTCGCGCTGAACCTCGATGTCCGCGAGATCGGTGTCGTCGTCCTGGGTGCCTTCGCGGGCATCGAGGAGGGCCAGCCGGTCAAGCGCACCGGCCGCGTTCTCTCCGTACCGGTCGGCGACAAGTTCCTGGGCCGCGTGGTTAACCCGCTGGGTGAGCCGATCGACGGCCTGGGCGAGATCGCCGACGAGGGCTTCCGCGAGCTGGAGCTGCAGGCTCCGAACGTGATGGTCCGCAAGAGCGTGCACGAGTCGCTGGAGACCGGCATCAAGGCCATCGACGCGATGACCCCGATCGGCCGCGGCCAGCGTCAGCTGATCATCGGTGACCGCAAGACCGGCAAGACGTCGGTGGCGCTGGACGCGATCATCAACCAGCGGGACAACTGGAAGTCGGGCGACCCGAAGAAGCAGGTCCGCTGCATCTACGTCGCGATCGGCCAGAAGGCCTCCACCGTGGCGTCGGTCAAGGGCACCCTCGAGGCCGCGGGCGCGATGGAGTACACCACCATCGTCAACTCGCCGGCGTCGGACCCGGCCGGCTTCAAGTACCTGGCGCCGTACACCGGTTCGGCCATCGGCCAGCACTGGATGTACGCGGGCAAGCACGTCCTCATCGTCTTCGACGACCTGAGCAAGCAGGCCGAGGCGTACCGCGCCGTGTCGCTGCTGCTGCGCCGCCCGCCGGGCCGTGAGGCCTACCCGGGTGACGTCTTCTACCTGCACTCCCGCCTGCTGGAGCGCTGCGCGAAGCTGTCGGACGAGCTGGGCGCGGGTTCGATGACCGGTCTGCCGATCATCGAGACGAAGGCCGGCGACATCTCGGCGTTCATCCCGACCAACGTCATCTCGATCACCGACGGCCAGATCTTCCTCGAGGAGGGTCTGTTCAACTCGGGTGTGCGTCCGGCCATCAACGTCGGTACGTCGGTCTCCCGGGTCGGTGGCTCGGCGCAGGGCAAGCCGATGCGCAAGGTCTCCGGCCGTCTGCGGCTGGACCTGGCCCAGTTCCGTGAGCTGGAGGCGTTCGCCGCCTTCGCCTCGGACCTGGACAAGGCCTCGCGCGCCCAGCTGGAGCGCGGTGGCCGCCTGGTCGAGCTGCTCAAGCAGCAGAACTACTCGCCGTACCCGATCGAGGAGCAGGTCGTCTCGATCTGGTCGGGCACCGAGGGCAAGCTGGACGACATCCCGGTCGCCCAGGTGCGCCGCTTCGAGTCGGAGTTCCTGCAGCACCTGCGCAGCTCCCACTCGGACGTGCTGAAGACGATCGCGGGCGGCACCTGGGACGACGGCGTCGCCGCCAAGCTCGACGGGCTGATCGCCAAGTTCAAGGAGGGCTTCCTGCCGTCCGAGGACAAGCTGGTGATCAACGAGGCTGACGCCGAGGCACTCGAGGGCGACGAGCGGACTGAGACCGTCACCCGCATCGTGGCGGAGAAGAAGTAG
- a CDS encoding F0F1 ATP synthase subunit delta codes for MQAASRESYTAARAALEESARAAGAAATAVTADEVLAFAALLDREPRLRRALSDPSRPGDQRGELVRSLLSGKVGQASLDLLVVLASGRWSAASELLDAAERLGADALLASADQAGDLAEVEDELFRFGQIVAGDPALAGAIGDFTVPASRRIELVHGLLAGKAKPSTVRLAELAVGGFGGRSFANALTRLVEMAAERREAQVAYVTVAKPLTDAEESRLASSLSGIYGRTISIKVTVDPTVLGGLCVKVGSDLYDGTVAKRLAAVRNALVGK; via the coding sequence ATGCAGGCGGCAAGCCGAGAGTCGTACACCGCGGCCCGGGCGGCGCTCGAGGAGAGCGCCCGGGCGGCGGGTGCCGCGGCCACTGCGGTCACGGCCGACGAGGTGCTGGCCTTCGCCGCTCTGCTCGACCGCGAACCGCGCCTGCGCCGCGCGCTGTCGGACCCGTCGCGGCCCGGCGACCAGCGCGGTGAGCTGGTTCGCAGCCTGCTGTCGGGCAAGGTGGGCCAGGCTAGCCTGGACCTGCTGGTAGTGCTGGCGTCGGGCCGCTGGTCGGCCGCGTCGGAGCTGCTGGACGCCGCCGAGCGCCTGGGCGCGGACGCGCTGCTGGCTTCGGCCGACCAGGCCGGCGACCTCGCCGAGGTCGAGGACGAGCTGTTCCGCTTCGGCCAGATCGTGGCCGGTGACCCGGCCCTGGCCGGTGCCATCGGCGACTTCACCGTGCCGGCGTCACGCCGGATCGAGCTGGTGCACGGGCTGCTGGCCGGCAAGGCCAAGCCGTCGACCGTGCGCCTGGCCGAGCTGGCCGTGGGCGGCTTCGGCGGGCGGTCGTTCGCCAACGCGCTGACCCGCCTGGTCGAGATGGCCGCCGAGCGGCGCGAGGCGCAGGTCGCCTACGTCACGGTGGCGAAGCCGCTGACCGACGCCGAGGAGAGCCGGCTGGCGTCCTCGCTGTCGGGCATCTACGGCCGGACGATTTCGATCAAGGTGACGGTCGACCCGACCGTGCTGGGCGGGCTGTGCGTGAAGGTCGGCAGCGACCTCTACGACGGCACCGTCGCCAAGCGCCTGGCCGCCGTCCGGAACGCGCTCGTCGGCAAGTGA
- the atpE gene encoding ATP synthase F0 subunit C yields the protein MSGSLNVIGYGIAALGPGIGVGLVFAAYIQATARQPESAGLTRAYMFMGFAVVEALALLGFVLAFVK from the coding sequence ATGAGCGGCAGCCTTAACGTCATCGGTTACGGCATCGCGGCCCTGGGCCCCGGCATCGGCGTGGGTCTGGTCTTCGCTGCCTACATCCAGGCGACCGCCCGCCAGCCCGAGAGCGCGGGCCTGACCCGTGCCTACATGTTCATGGGCTTCGCCGTCGTCGAGGCGCTGGCCCTGCTGGGCTTCGTGCTCGCCTTCGTCAAGTAA
- the atpB gene encoding F0F1 ATP synthase subunit A: protein MITQPGFLAEEFPPSVDSFDFKSLIPSLEGTFWGPAFTKMTLLIWIAVAIVIVFFLVTYRTPTLVPTKKQWLAESVYGIVRNNIAGEIIGVKEGVRFAPYLATVFLFVLVTNLWSIIPFAQISPNSHLAFPIVLAVMTWLIYIYLGMRKHGVLGYLKHACVQPGVPWWVHPILVPIEFISNLVLRPITLSVRLFANMFAGHLILLVFTLGGVALWNAQSALLKGAALGSWAFAIIMTLFEFFILSLQAYVFTLLSATYFQSSISEEH from the coding sequence TTGATTACGCAGCCGGGGTTCCTTGCTGAGGAGTTTCCTCCCAGTGTGGACAGCTTCGACTTCAAGAGCCTGATCCCGTCCCTCGAGGGCACCTTCTGGGGCCCCGCTTTCACCAAGATGACGTTGCTGATCTGGATCGCCGTCGCGATCGTGATCGTGTTCTTCCTGGTGACCTACCGCACCCCGACCCTCGTGCCGACCAAGAAGCAGTGGCTGGCCGAGTCGGTCTACGGCATCGTGCGCAACAACATCGCCGGTGAGATCATCGGCGTCAAGGAGGGCGTGCGCTTCGCGCCGTACCTCGCGACGGTGTTCCTGTTCGTCCTGGTGACGAACCTCTGGAGCATCATCCCGTTCGCGCAGATCTCGCCGAACTCGCACCTGGCCTTCCCCATCGTCCTCGCGGTGATGACGTGGCTGATCTACATCTACCTGGGCATGCGCAAGCACGGCGTCCTCGGCTACCTGAAGCACGCCTGCGTCCAGCCCGGCGTCCCGTGGTGGGTGCACCCGATCCTGGTGCCCATCGAGTTCATCTCGAACCTGGTGCTGCGGCCGATCACGCTGTCGGTCCGTCTGTTCGCCAACATGTTCGCCGGCCACCTGATCCTGCTGGTGTTCACGCTGGGCGGCGTCGCGCTGTGGAACGCGCAGAGCGCGCTGCTCAAGGGGGCTGCACTCGGCAGCTGGGCGTTCGCGATCATCATGACGCTGTTCGAGTTCTTCATCCTGAGCCTGCAGGCGTACGTCTTCACGCTGCTGTCGGCGACGTACTTCCAGAGCTCGATCTCCGAAGAGCACTGA
- a CDS encoding ABC-2 family transporter protein, with product MTPYLSLWRMSTRRIMTYRLSSLISWIGGGLFLASSLAVWHALLADGGIAGYDWPHMKTYLLVGWASGAVGSAYGDWWMAERIQTGQVAIDLTKPIDYQWARFSEHMGGLALEFAAIAVAGTGMIVLTGGIPVPSPQQALLFAASFAMVPPLKFTIAYFTTMTCFWTQNFMGVSWAKDGLVMLFSGAMIPLALLPAWLGGLAAVLPFASITATPAALLLGQATGLDALRLLAVQAGWVLALWWAARLVWRRALRALTVHGG from the coding sequence ATGACGCCGTACCTGTCGCTGTGGCGGATGTCGACCCGCCGGATCATGACGTACCGGCTGAGTTCGCTCATCTCCTGGATCGGCGGCGGCCTGTTCCTGGCCTCGTCGCTGGCGGTGTGGCACGCGCTGCTCGCCGACGGCGGGATCGCCGGGTACGACTGGCCGCACATGAAGACGTACCTGCTGGTGGGCTGGGCCTCCGGGGCGGTCGGCTCGGCCTACGGCGACTGGTGGATGGCCGAGCGGATCCAGACCGGCCAGGTGGCGATCGACCTGACCAAGCCGATCGACTACCAGTGGGCCCGGTTCAGCGAGCACATGGGCGGGCTGGCGCTGGAGTTCGCGGCGATCGCGGTCGCGGGCACCGGCATGATCGTGCTGACCGGCGGCATCCCGGTGCCGTCACCGCAGCAGGCGCTGCTGTTCGCGGCCAGCTTCGCGATGGTGCCGCCGCTGAAGTTCACCATCGCGTACTTCACCACGATGACCTGCTTCTGGACGCAGAACTTCATGGGCGTCTCCTGGGCCAAGGACGGGCTGGTGATGCTGTTCAGCGGGGCGATGATCCCGCTGGCGCTGCTGCCCGCGTGGCTGGGCGGGCTCGCCGCGGTGCTGCCGTTCGCCAGCATCACGGCCACCCCGGCGGCGCTGCTGCTCGGCCAGGCGACCGGCCTGGACGCGCTGCGGCTGCTGGCGGTGCAGGCGGGGTGGGTGCTGGCGCTGTGGTGGGCGGCCCGGCTGGTGTGGCGGCGCGCGCTGCGCGCCCTGACCGTGCACGGAGGCTGA
- a CDS encoding ATP-binding cassette domain-containing protein, which translates to MALVQAEGLTKIFRRPQKDPGLRGSLKHLVRPRYKDFTAVDGIDLSIEAGESVAYVGPNGAGKSTTIKLLTGILVPTAGTVRVAGATPHVDRMDNARNIGVLFGQRTQLWWDLPVRESLNLLRDMYDLTPAAYRERLDRLDAVLDLGDLLPVVARKLSLGQRMRADLAAALLHTPRIVYLDEPTIGLDISVKDKVRQFLRELRADGTTLMLTTHDLGDIEDVCERIVIIDEGRIIFDGPLAQMKDRFARTRRMRLQLAEAVPVARLAARLPDVEVLPGAGPQEVTVVFDRFSHTAGQVIAAVLGVVEVGELHLDEPAIEDVVRKVYAGELLV; encoded by the coding sequence ATGGCACTGGTGCAGGCCGAAGGGCTGACGAAGATCTTCCGTCGGCCGCAGAAGGATCCGGGCTTGCGCGGCTCGCTGAAACACCTGGTCCGGCCCAGGTACAAGGACTTCACCGCGGTCGACGGGATCGACCTGTCCATCGAGGCGGGCGAGTCGGTGGCGTACGTCGGGCCCAACGGCGCCGGCAAGTCGACCACGATCAAGCTGCTCACCGGCATCCTGGTGCCCACGGCGGGCACGGTCCGGGTGGCCGGGGCGACCCCGCACGTGGACCGGATGGACAACGCGCGCAACATCGGCGTGCTGTTCGGCCAGCGCACCCAGCTGTGGTGGGACCTGCCGGTCCGCGAGTCGCTGAACCTGCTGCGCGACATGTACGACCTGACCCCCGCCGCCTACCGCGAGCGCCTGGACCGGCTCGACGCCGTGCTCGACCTGGGCGACCTGCTGCCGGTGGTGGCCCGCAAGCTGTCGCTGGGCCAGCGGATGCGCGCCGACCTGGCCGCCGCGCTGCTGCACACCCCGCGCATCGTCTACCTCGACGAGCCCACCATCGGCCTGGACATCTCGGTGAAGGACAAGGTGCGGCAGTTCCTGCGCGAGCTGCGCGCCGACGGCACCACGCTGATGCTGACCACCCACGACCTCGGCGACATCGAGGACGTGTGCGAGCGCATCGTGATCATCGACGAGGGCCGGATCATCTTCGACGGGCCGCTGGCGCAGATGAAGGACCGGTTCGCGCGTACCCGGCGGATGCGGCTGCAACTGGCGGAGGCCGTGCCGGTGGCGCGGCTGGCGGCGCGGCTGCCCGACGTCGAGGTGCTGCCGGGCGCCGGGCCGCAGGAGGTGACGGTGGTGTTCGACCGGTTCAGCCATACCGCCGGGCAGGTCATCGCGGCGGTGCTCGGTGTGGTCGAGGTCGGCGAGCTGCACCTGGACGAGCCCGCGATCGAGGACGTGGTGCGCAAGGTGTACGCCGGGGAGCTGCTCGTATGA
- a CDS encoding L-threonylcarbamoyladenylate synthase, with product MTDWLTVRLYDCRNVVERDRGIQAAIDAVSSGDLVVLPTDTVYGIGADAFKPWAVTNLLSAKGRGRHMPPPVLVGSRHTLDGLVLRLPGVARDLVEAFWPGALTIVVEQAPSLQWDLGDTGGTVAVRMPLHPVALEVLRKTGPMAVSSANLTGNPAAVTAEEAREQLSYKVSVYLEAGECPNPVPSTIVDLTGDRPRILRAGAIDIEQLREVAPDIAGPGEA from the coding sequence GTGACAGACTGGCTCACCGTGAGGCTCTACGACTGTCGTAACGTCGTCGAACGCGACCGGGGCATCCAGGCCGCCATCGACGCCGTCTCCAGCGGTGACCTGGTGGTCCTGCCGACCGACACGGTGTACGGCATCGGCGCCGACGCCTTCAAGCCCTGGGCGGTGACGAACCTGCTCAGCGCGAAGGGCCGGGGCAGGCACATGCCCCCGCCGGTGCTGGTGGGCTCCCGGCACACCCTCGACGGGCTGGTGCTGCGGCTGCCGGGCGTCGCCCGGGACCTGGTCGAGGCGTTCTGGCCCGGCGCACTGACCATCGTGGTCGAGCAGGCGCCGAGTCTGCAATGGGATCTCGGCGACACCGGCGGCACCGTGGCCGTACGCATGCCGCTGCACCCGGTGGCGCTGGAGGTGCTGCGCAAGACCGGCCCGATGGCCGTCTCGTCGGCCAACCTCACCGGCAACCCCGCCGCGGTCACCGCCGAGGAGGCCCGCGAGCAGCTCAGCTACAAGGTCAGCGTGTACCTGGAGGCGGGGGAGTGCCCCAACCCGGTGCCGTCGACCATCGTCGACCTGACCGGTGACCGGCCCCGCATCCTGCGCGCGGGCGCGATCGACATCGAGCAGCTGCGCGAGGTCGCCCCCGACATCGCCGGGCCCGGGGAGGCATGA
- the prmC gene encoding peptide chain release factor N(5)-glutamine methyltransferase, translating to MSGAVGLSVRLRQAAARLAAAGVDSARVDAELLAAYVLGVPRGALLLIGQLSDEQAEVLDRLVELRAQRVPLQHLTGTAPFLGRDLLVGPGVFIPRPETELLARWGVEALRDVRVPTVLDLCSGTGALAVTVADARPDARVYAVERGEQALPWLRRNVEGTGVVVVEGDVRDVTLPEPVDLVLCNPPYVPSAVAVPPEVGHDPHDAVFAGPDGLDLIPVIVTRSARVLRPGGLIGMEHDDTHTDAMRELLSAEFDEVTTHLDLAGRPRFTTAVRAGTA from the coding sequence ATGAGCGGAGCGGTGGGGCTGTCGGTGCGGCTGCGGCAGGCTGCGGCCCGGCTGGCGGCGGCGGGCGTGGACTCCGCGCGCGTCGACGCCGAGCTGCTGGCGGCGTATGTGCTGGGCGTGCCCCGCGGGGCGCTGCTGCTGATCGGGCAGCTCAGCGACGAGCAGGCCGAGGTGCTGGACCGGCTGGTGGAGCTGCGCGCGCAGCGCGTCCCGTTGCAGCACCTGACCGGCACCGCCCCGTTCCTGGGCCGGGACCTGCTGGTCGGGCCCGGCGTGTTCATCCCGCGCCCGGAGACCGAGCTGCTGGCCCGCTGGGGGGTCGAGGCGCTGCGCGACGTACGGGTGCCGACCGTGCTCGACCTGTGCAGCGGCACCGGCGCGCTGGCGGTGACCGTCGCCGACGCCCGCCCCGACGCCCGCGTGTACGCCGTCGAGCGCGGCGAGCAGGCGCTGCCCTGGCTGCGGCGCAACGTCGAGGGCACCGGGGTCGTGGTCGTCGAGGGCGACGTGCGCGACGTCACGCTGCCCGAACCGGTCGACCTGGTGCTGTGCAACCCGCCGTACGTGCCGTCGGCGGTCGCCGTACCCCCGGAGGTCGGGCACGATCCGCACGACGCCGTCTTCGCCGGACCCGACGGCCTGGATCTCATTCCGGTGATCGTCACCCGTTCGGCGCGGGTGCTGCGGCCCGGCGGGCTGATCGGCATGGAGCACGACGACACGCACACCGACGCCATGCGCGAGCTGCTGTCGGCGGAGTTCGACGAGGTCACGACGCATCTCGATCTGGCCGGGCGGCCGAGGTTCACCACGGCGGTCCGCGCGGGCACCGCCTGA
- a CDS encoding phosphotyrosine protein phosphatase — protein sequence MPPFTVLHVCMGNICRSPMAERLLTRAVTERAAALGGSYDGSELLLSHSAGTGGWHEGEEMNPPAARQVRARGASPDGFSARKLRADHIEAADLILTATADQYDYVTALRPDAADRTFVLGEFGRLLPAVDLAALPSAAPTPDAVHDRGIALVAAVAAARNGEPAQPKDDLDDPWGRGDQVFTRVADEIQDVLTPLTATLLPLP from the coding sequence ATGCCGCCGTTCACCGTGCTGCACGTGTGCATGGGCAACATCTGCCGCTCGCCGATGGCCGAGCGCCTGCTCACCCGGGCCGTGACCGAGCGCGCCGCGGCGCTGGGCGGGTCGTACGACGGGTCGGAGCTGCTGCTGTCCCACTCCGCGGGCACCGGCGGCTGGCACGAGGGCGAGGAGATGAACCCGCCCGCCGCGCGCCAGGTGCGCGCCCGGGGCGCCTCCCCGGACGGCTTCAGCGCCCGCAAGCTGCGCGCCGACCACATCGAGGCGGCGGACCTGATCCTCACCGCCACCGCCGACCAGTACGACTACGTCACCGCGCTGCGTCCCGACGCCGCCGACCGCACCTTCGTGCTCGGCGAGTTCGGCCGCCTGCTGCCCGCCGTCGACCTGGCCGCCCTGCCCTCCGCCGCGCCGACCCCCGACGCCGTCCACGACCGCGGCATCGCCCTGGTCGCGGCGGTCGCGGCAGCCCGCAACGGCGAACCCGCCCAGCCCAAGGACGACCTCGACGACCCCTGGGGCCGCGGCGACCAGGTCTTCACCCGCGTCGCCGACGAGATCCAGGACGTCCTCACCCCCCTGACGGCCACCCTCCTCCCCCTCCCGTGA
- a CDS encoding F0F1 ATP synthase subunit B — MNIAEEGHAYNVLGVPIAEVIVGLIAFGVLLFVLTKYVFPRMESMFQQRVEAIEGGLVKAEKAQAEAAALLSQYKAQLAEARTEAARIRDEARADAEGIRADVLAKAKEESDRIIAAGREQLSGERASIVRELRGEMGALAVSLAGKIVGESLEDEARRRGTVERALAELETAGAR; from the coding sequence ATGAACATCGCTGAAGAAGGGCACGCGTACAACGTGCTCGGCGTGCCGATCGCCGAGGTGATCGTCGGCCTCATCGCCTTCGGTGTGCTGCTCTTCGTGCTCACCAAGTACGTGTTCCCGCGTATGGAGAGCATGTTCCAGCAGCGCGTCGAGGCCATCGAAGGCGGTCTGGTCAAGGCGGAGAAGGCTCAGGCCGAGGCCGCCGCGCTGCTGTCGCAGTACAAGGCGCAGCTGGCCGAGGCCCGCACCGAGGCCGCCCGCATCCGCGACGAGGCCCGGGCCGACGCCGAGGGCATCCGTGCCGACGTGCTGGCCAAGGCCAAGGAAGAGTCCGACCGCATCATCGCGGCCGGTCGCGAGCAGCTGTCCGGCGAGCGCGCGAGCATCGTGCGCGAGCTGCGCGGCGAGATGGGTGCCCTGGCCGTCAGCCTCGCCGGCAAGATCGTCGGCGAGTCGCTGGAGGACGAGGCGCGCCGTCGCGGCACCGTCGAGCGGGCGCTGGCTGAGCTCGAGACCGCCGGAGCGCGTTGA